One Novosphingobium sp. G106 DNA segment encodes these proteins:
- a CDS encoding electron transfer flavoprotein subunit alpha/FixB family protein: MSVLVYAEHDNASLKDATLAVVTAGTQLGEVHVLVAGSGAAAVADQAAKVAGVATVLLADDAAYANQLAENVAPLVAGLMAGYDAFLAPATAHGKNIAPRVAASLDVMQISDILSVESADTFTRPIYAGNAIATVQSVDAKKVITVRGTAFAKADASGGSASVESVSGAGDAGISSFAGAEIAKLERPELTSAKIIVSGGRALKDGPTFEQVIFPLADKLGAAVGASRAAVDAGYVPNDYQVGQTGKIVAPEVYIAIGISGAIQHLAGMKDSKTIIAINKDEDAPIFQVADIGLVADLFGAVPELTGKI; encoded by the coding sequence ATGAGCGTCCTCGTCTACGCAGAGCATGACAACGCGTCGCTGAAGGACGCCACGCTCGCCGTCGTCACCGCTGGCACCCAGCTCGGCGAAGTCCACGTCCTCGTCGCGGGCAGCGGCGCTGCCGCGGTCGCCGACCAGGCCGCCAAGGTCGCCGGCGTCGCCACGGTGCTGCTGGCCGACGACGCGGCCTATGCCAACCAGCTGGCCGAGAACGTCGCACCGCTCGTCGCCGGCCTGATGGCGGGCTACGACGCCTTCCTCGCGCCCGCCACGGCGCACGGCAAGAACATCGCCCCGCGCGTCGCCGCTTCGCTCGATGTGATGCAGATCAGCGACATCCTCTCGGTCGAGAGCGCCGACACCTTCACGCGTCCGATCTATGCGGGCAACGCCATCGCCACGGTTCAGTCGGTCGATGCCAAGAAGGTCATCACCGTGCGCGGCACGGCCTTCGCCAAGGCTGACGCGAGCGGCGGTTCGGCCAGCGTCGAGAGCGTTTCGGGAGCGGGCGATGCCGGCATCTCGAGCTTCGCCGGCGCCGAGATCGCCAAGCTGGAACGCCCCGAGCTGACCAGCGCCAAGATCATCGTCTCGGGCGGCCGCGCTCTCAAGGACGGCCCGACTTTCGAACAGGTCATCTTCCCGCTCGCCGACAAGCTCGGCGCCGCCGTCGGTGCATCGCGCGCCGCGGTCGACGCGGGCTACGTGCCCAACGACTACCAGGTCGGCCAGACGGGCAAGATCGTCGCCCCCGAAGTCTACATCGCCATCGGCATCTCGGGCGCGATCCAGCACCTCGCGGGCATGAAGGATTCGAAGACCATCATCGCCATCAACAAGGACGAGGACGCGCCGATCTTCCAGGTCGCCGACATCGGCCTCGTCGCCGACCTGTTCGGCGCCGTCCCCGAACTCACCGGAAAGATCTAA
- a CDS encoding electron transfer flavoprotein subunit beta/FixA family protein codes for MKIIVPVKRVIDYNVKPRVKSDGTGVDLANVKMSMNPFDEIAVEEAIRLREKGVATEIIAVSVGPQKAQETLRTALAMGADRAILVQTDDEVEPLAVAKILKAIAEEEQPGLVILGKQAIDDDSNQTGQMLAALLGRPQGTFASEVTVEGDSVIVKREVDGGLETVKLTLPAIVTTDLRLNEPRYASLPNIMKAKSKPLANRTPADYGVDTAPRLKTLKVGEPPVRSAGIKVADVDALVAKLKEMGVAA; via the coding sequence ATGAAGATCATCGTGCCCGTGAAGCGGGTGATCGATTACAACGTGAAGCCGCGGGTCAAGTCCGACGGCACCGGCGTCGACCTCGCCAACGTCAAGATGAGCATGAACCCCTTCGACGAAATCGCCGTCGAGGAAGCCATCCGCCTGCGTGAAAAGGGCGTCGCGACCGAGATCATCGCGGTTTCCGTCGGGCCGCAGAAGGCCCAGGAAACGCTGCGCACCGCGCTCGCCATGGGCGCCGACCGCGCCATCCTCGTCCAGACCGACGACGAAGTCGAGCCGCTGGCCGTTGCCAAGATCCTCAAGGCGATCGCCGAGGAAGAGCAGCCTGGCCTCGTCATTCTCGGCAAGCAGGCGATCGATGACGACAGCAACCAGACCGGCCAGATGCTCGCCGCGCTGCTCGGCCGCCCGCAGGGCACTTTCGCCAGCGAAGTTACCGTCGAAGGCGATTCGGTCATCGTGAAGCGCGAAGTCGATGGCGGCCTCGAGACGGTGAAGCTCACGCTTCCCGCCATCGTCACCACCGACCTGCGCCTCAACGAGCCGCGCTATGCTTCGCTGCCCAACATCATGAAGGCGAAGTCCAAGCCGCTGGCGAACAGGACCCCCGCCGACTACGGCGTCGACACCGCACCGCGCCTCAAGACGCTCAAGGTCGGCGAGCCGCCCGTCCGCAGCGCCGGCATCAAGGTTGCCGACGTCGACGCGCTGGTCGCCAAACTCAAGGAAATGGGAGTCGCCGCATGA
- a CDS encoding thiolase family protein produces the protein MSVPSYPEKQVCITGVGQSKVGRPSDKSALILTIEACEQAIADAGLTAADIDGFTTYPGPVQGAGGFSPVGATETMFAMGLAPTWIGASTEGHAHMGAIISAIQAIASGLCRHVLVFRTVNQATARLAAHDSALLGKGSLRVEGGQSWNVPFNAISPAHLWALYAQAYFQKYGARAEQLGAIAVNSRAMAAGNPNAIYRKPLTIDEYMASRVITTPLRLFDCDTHIDGSTAIVFSRRDVAGDLRQPPIHIEAMGMSIGALGLGHISGDFTELPARRAGDMLWSRTDLKPKDVDVAQIYDGFSILTLLWLEALGLCKPGEAASFVEGGSRIGLGGELPLNTSGGQLSAGRFHGYGHTHEACIQLWGRGGDRQVAGARTCAVSNGGFGYGALLLRRD, from the coding sequence ATGAGCGTGCCATCCTATCCAGAAAAACAGGTGTGCATCACCGGCGTTGGACAATCCAAGGTAGGGCGCCCCTCGGACAAGAGCGCTCTCATCCTGACGATCGAGGCATGCGAGCAGGCCATCGCGGACGCTGGCCTGACAGCGGCCGATATCGATGGCTTTACGACCTATCCTGGACCTGTGCAGGGAGCAGGGGGCTTCTCACCAGTTGGTGCCACCGAGACCATGTTCGCAATGGGATTGGCTCCCACCTGGATCGGAGCCTCTACCGAAGGGCATGCGCACATGGGTGCGATCATCAGCGCGATCCAGGCTATCGCGTCAGGCCTGTGCCGGCATGTCCTGGTATTCCGAACCGTGAACCAGGCAACGGCGCGCCTGGCCGCTCATGATTCCGCACTCCTGGGAAAAGGAAGTCTGCGGGTCGAGGGAGGACAGTCCTGGAACGTACCGTTCAATGCCATTTCACCTGCGCACCTTTGGGCGCTATATGCCCAGGCCTATTTCCAGAAGTATGGCGCCCGGGCTGAGCAACTTGGAGCCATCGCCGTAAACAGCCGAGCGATGGCCGCAGGCAATCCAAATGCGATCTACCGCAAGCCACTGACAATTGATGAATATATGGCGTCACGCGTGATCACCACGCCGCTGCGCCTTTTCGATTGCGATACCCATATCGATGGATCCACAGCGATCGTGTTCTCACGGCGGGATGTGGCCGGGGACCTGCGGCAACCACCCATCCACATCGAAGCAATGGGAATGTCCATTGGGGCTCTAGGTCTGGGACACATCAGCGGGGATTTTACCGAACTTCCCGCCAGGCGAGCAGGAGACATGCTTTGGTCGCGGACGGACTTGAAGCCAAAGGACGTCGATGTTGCCCAGATCTATGACGGATTTTCGATCCTGACGCTTCTCTGGCTTGAGGCGCTTGGACTGTGCAAGCCTGGTGAAGCTGCTTCCTTCGTCGAAGGGGGAAGTCGTATCGGTTTGGGCGGAGAATTGCCGCTGAATACGAGCGGCGGCCAGCTGTCTGCGGGGCGTTTCCATGGCTATGGCCACACTCACGAAGCCTGCATTCAACTGTGGGGACGCGGCGGAGACCGTCAGGTAGCGGGAGCGAGAACATGTGCGGTCTCGAACGGCGGATTTGGCTACGGTGCGCTGCTGCTTCGGCGAGATTGA
- a CDS encoding Zn-ribbon domain-containing OB-fold protein — translation MTAIDRHQAPEETPRQLPLLDSANRAFWQSGADGHLRICRCADCRAYTHPPQPRCSFCRSAKVQPEPVSGRGRVKTFTVNVQAWTPVLSEPFVFAAVELEEQFELYVLTNIVNCPVEAVTIDMPVEVLFEEREDVFLPLFQPREVGR, via the coding sequence TTGACAGCCATCGATCGACACCAGGCGCCCGAGGAAACGCCTCGGCAGCTACCACTGCTGGACAGCGCCAATCGCGCCTTCTGGCAAAGCGGCGCCGACGGCCATCTTCGAATTTGCCGCTGCGCAGATTGCCGGGCGTACACGCATCCGCCGCAGCCGCGTTGCAGCTTCTGCCGCAGCGCCAAGGTTCAGCCTGAACCGGTTTCAGGCAGAGGGAGGGTCAAGACGTTCACCGTGAATGTGCAAGCCTGGACGCCAGTGCTTAGCGAGCCTTTCGTCTTTGCAGCGGTCGAGCTGGAAGAGCAATTCGAGCTCTACGTCCTCACCAATATCGTCAACTGTCCGGTAGAGGCCGTCACCATCGATATGCCTGTCGAAGTGCTGTTCGAGGAGCGTGAGGACGTCTTCCTGCCCTTGTTCCAGCCGCGTGAGGTCGGTCGATGA
- a CDS encoding Rieske 2Fe-2S domain-containing protein yields the protein MDRDSFGVCDGRCHLSSRSRLCQTADPFGWFAVATSGDVAPGEVKTLRYFATEFVMWRGVDGSVHAVDPFCPHLGAHLGVASEVVGNDLRCAFHHWSFDGQGAVTDIPYSDVIPPQAKRGCLPTWPTTESDGVIYVWYHPKKVAPKWEVAKLPDCPDGEWVLHDTYDWVINIHVQEITENGQDHAHFGAVHGVPFAPKGEFKLEGWTRRNTVVAEMNTPRGPMTGKIDTTAVGPGQSMVEYIDVCHVVQAQQVTPIDAEHTHLRWQMFVPPGISEGKQRVTQARIRDLVKQVNQDIPIWNAKRFQERPMLVKGDGPLLAYRRQYARFYQFDDVDPEIAAA from the coding sequence ATGGATCGGGATTCTTTCGGAGTATGTGATGGACGCTGCCACCTCTCCTCTCGATCGCGGCTTTGCCAAACTGCCGATCCCTTCGGCTGGTTCGCCGTCGCCACGTCTGGCGACGTCGCACCGGGCGAGGTGAAGACCCTGCGCTACTTCGCCACCGAGTTCGTGATGTGGCGCGGGGTCGACGGAAGTGTCCATGCCGTCGATCCGTTTTGCCCGCACCTGGGTGCACACCTCGGCGTTGCCAGCGAGGTGGTCGGCAACGATCTGCGCTGCGCATTCCACCATTGGAGCTTCGACGGGCAGGGCGCCGTCACCGACATCCCCTACTCTGATGTCATTCCGCCTCAGGCCAAACGCGGCTGCTTGCCCACTTGGCCGACGACGGAATCTGACGGCGTGATCTATGTCTGGTACCATCCCAAGAAGGTGGCGCCCAAATGGGAAGTCGCGAAACTGCCCGATTGCCCGGATGGCGAGTGGGTGCTGCACGACACCTATGACTGGGTGATCAACATCCATGTCCAGGAAATCACCGAGAACGGTCAGGACCACGCTCATTTCGGCGCGGTCCACGGCGTGCCTTTTGCGCCCAAGGGCGAGTTCAAACTCGAAGGCTGGACACGTCGCAACACGGTGGTCGCTGAGATGAACACGCCCCGTGGGCCCATGACCGGTAAGATCGACACGACCGCGGTTGGCCCGGGTCAGTCGATGGTCGAGTATATCGACGTCTGCCATGTCGTTCAGGCTCAGCAGGTAACGCCGATCGACGCCGAGCATACCCACCTGCGTTGGCAGATGTTCGTGCCCCCGGGCATAAGCGAGGGCAAGCAGCGCGTGACCCAGGCGCGTATTCGCGACCTCGTCAAGCAGGTGAACCAAGACATTCCGATATGGAACGCCAAACGCTTCCAGGAACGGCCGATGCTGGTGAAAGGCGATGGGCCGCTGCTCGCCTATCGCCGGCAATATGCGCGCTTCTACCAGTTCGATGATGTTGATCCCGAGATCGCGGCCGCCTGA
- a CDS encoding acyl-CoA dehydrogenase family protein → MNFDESPEEAGYRAKVRAWIADNAPDMSGLTPTERRQWHDKHKDVARVWQATKAAAGYACISWSPEWGGAGGTAIEEAIFGQEELRAGLQFNYFRTGLDMLLPALMEHNKDEASLARVPPAVRGEEIWCQLFSEPASGSDSAGVRCAAVRDGDGWVINGQKVWNSGAQIADYGMLVARTNPDLPKHKGLTVFWLDMKTPGVEVRPIRMMSGDNELNEVFLTDVRLPDSQRVGEEGGGWKVIITTLMNERASLGSGTGLNWRDIMALAAETPSFDGPALEDPAFREWLADLYVDAEAIRLMSFRTLTSLSKGATPGPEGSAGKLLWSNLAQNLTDKALDLLDHAGLMDDPDEAAMNGAFQHRFLWAPGLRLGGGTDEIMKNIIAERVLGLPGDIRVDKNVPFREIPRGR, encoded by the coding sequence ATGAACTTCGACGAAAGCCCTGAAGAGGCCGGCTACCGCGCCAAAGTCCGCGCCTGGATCGCCGACAACGCGCCCGACATGAGCGGGCTCACCCCGACCGAGCGGCGCCAGTGGCACGACAAGCACAAGGACGTCGCGCGCGTCTGGCAGGCGACCAAGGCCGCGGCGGGATACGCCTGCATTTCCTGGTCCCCGGAGTGGGGCGGAGCCGGTGGCACCGCGATCGAGGAGGCGATCTTCGGCCAGGAGGAACTGCGCGCCGGGCTCCAGTTCAACTACTTCCGCACCGGGCTCGACATGCTGCTGCCCGCGCTGATGGAGCACAACAAGGACGAGGCCTCACTCGCCCGCGTGCCCCCGGCGGTGCGCGGCGAGGAGATCTGGTGCCAGCTGTTCTCCGAACCGGCGAGCGGTTCCGATTCCGCCGGCGTGCGCTGCGCTGCCGTTCGGGATGGAGATGGCTGGGTGATCAACGGCCAGAAAGTCTGGAACAGCGGCGCGCAGATCGCCGACTATGGCATGCTCGTCGCCCGCACCAATCCGGACCTACCCAAGCACAAGGGCCTGACCGTCTTCTGGCTCGACATGAAGACCCCCGGCGTCGAGGTCCGGCCGATCCGCATGATGTCGGGCGACAACGAACTGAACGAAGTGTTCCTCACCGACGTGCGCCTGCCCGACAGCCAGCGCGTCGGTGAAGAGGGCGGTGGGTGGAAGGTCATCATCACCACCTTGATGAACGAGCGTGCCTCGCTCGGTTCGGGCACCGGGCTCAACTGGCGCGACATTATGGCACTTGCTGCCGAAACGCCTTCGTTCGACGGGCCCGCGCTCGAGGATCCCGCATTCCGCGAATGGCTGGCCGACCTCTACGTCGATGCCGAGGCGATCCGCCTGATGAGCTTTCGCACGCTGACCTCGCTGTCCAAGGGTGCGACGCCCGGTCCCGAAGGCTCGGCGGGCAAGCTGCTCTGGTCGAACCTCGCCCAGAACCTGACCGACAAGGCGCTCGACCTGCTCGATCACGCTGGCCTGATGGACGATCCCGACGAGGCGGCGATGAACGGCGCGTTCCAGCACCGTTTCCTCTGGGCGCCGGGTCTGCGCCTCGGCGGCGGCACCGACGAGATCATGAAGAACATCATTGCCGAACGCGTGCTCGGGCTGCCGGGTGACATCCGCGTCGACAAGAACGTGCCCTTCCGGGAGATCCCGAGAGGCCGCTAA
- a CDS encoding acyl-CoA dehydrogenase family protein, whose protein sequence is MNFDYTDEQKALKDEARRFLTAVSPLTVVRAALENPAAGYDEALWQRIGEQGWCGAAIPEEFGGIGMGYVELCALAEELGRALAPVPFASTVYQFAEAILLAGSTEQKAGLLPQVAAGSLIGTLAVSEGPGVPTMDRIAARFTDGKLSGTKLPVADGLAADRAVVLANSDQGPRLYLVDLNGDGVVRSLVSTIDPTRGEARITFSAVVAEPLGAAGEGRALLSRIQDRAAILVAFEQLGGADRALEMARDYALERYAFGRPIGSYQAIKHKLADVFIRNEVARANAYYGAWALSTDAPELPLAAAAARVAGSNAYLLASRENIQTHGGIGFTWEADCHFFYRRARHLGLILGAPRDWKRRLADRLEQRVALEGQQP, encoded by the coding sequence GTGAATTTCGACTACACCGATGAGCAAAAGGCGCTGAAAGACGAGGCGCGGCGGTTTCTTACGGCAGTTTCGCCGCTCACGGTCGTGCGTGCAGCGCTGGAGAATCCCGCCGCCGGGTATGATGAAGCTTTGTGGCAGCGCATCGGTGAGCAGGGCTGGTGCGGTGCCGCCATCCCTGAGGAATTCGGCGGCATCGGCATGGGCTATGTCGAACTCTGCGCCCTGGCCGAGGAGCTGGGCCGGGCACTGGCGCCGGTACCTTTCGCATCGACCGTCTATCAATTTGCCGAAGCCATTCTGCTGGCGGGTTCGACCGAACAGAAGGCTGGGCTTTTGCCACAAGTTGCCGCGGGTTCGCTGATCGGCACGCTTGCCGTGTCGGAAGGGCCTGGCGTGCCGACGATGGACCGCATCGCGGCGCGCTTTACCGATGGCAAGCTTAGCGGAACCAAGCTGCCCGTGGCCGACGGCCTCGCCGCTGATCGCGCTGTCGTTCTGGCCAATTCCGACCAGGGTCCCAGGCTCTATCTCGTAGATCTGAACGGCGATGGGGTTGTGCGCAGCCTGGTCTCGACGATCGATCCCACGCGGGGCGAAGCCAGGATCACCTTCTCGGCTGTGGTGGCTGAGCCGCTTGGCGCGGCGGGAGAGGGCCGTGCTTTGCTCTCCCGCATCCAGGACCGTGCCGCGATCCTCGTCGCCTTCGAGCAACTCGGCGGGGCAGACCGGGCGCTTGAAATGGCGCGCGACTATGCGCTCGAACGCTATGCCTTCGGCCGGCCGATCGGCTCCTACCAGGCGATCAAGCACAAGCTGGCCGACGTCTTCATCCGCAACGAAGTCGCGCGCGCCAATGCCTATTATGGCGCCTGGGCGCTCTCGACCGACGCGCCCGAACTGCCGCTGGCCGCCGCCGCCGCGCGGGTGGCGGGATCGAACGCTTATCTCCTGGCCTCGCGCGAGAACATTCAGACGCACGGCGGGATCGGCTTTACCTGGGAGGCCGACTGCCATTTCTTCTACCGCCGCGCACGGCACCTCGGACTGATCCTGGGAGCGCCGCGCGACTGGAAGCGCCGGCTCGCGGATCGGTTGGAGCAACGCGTCGCGCTCGAAGGACAACAGCCATGA
- a CDS encoding amidohydrolase family protein translates to MPRPRDIPVIDTLIGFRDTHQMGVASTKGDWQRHPAEYMFKEIPEEIGSGDDRLSSIDETIAQMDAHNIRVGVIHMSDDRAIEAMRRHPDRFAAIRPVDPNKGMDAVRLIQHEFDQGHINGVSFFPSGQNPPVPINDKRAYPIYAKCIELGLPIFINVGVPGPRIPMMPQWVGHLDEVAYDLPELKVVMRHGAEPDEALAVKLLLKWPNLYYSTSAFAPKYWPEEIIKFANSRGAGKVIYGGYFPMGLELKRIFAEMDQIPFKDEVWPKFLYDNAAAVMGLPSRV, encoded by the coding sequence GTGCCACGTCCCCGCGATATTCCTGTAATCGATACCCTCATCGGCTTTCGTGACACCCATCAGATGGGCGTTGCCAGTACGAAAGGCGACTGGCAGCGGCATCCCGCCGAGTACATGTTCAAGGAGATTCCCGAGGAGATTGGGAGCGGGGATGATCGCTTATCCTCGATCGATGAAACGATCGCGCAAATGGATGCTCATAACATCCGTGTCGGCGTGATTCACATGTCGGACGACCGTGCGATCGAGGCGATGCGCCGGCACCCTGATCGCTTCGCTGCCATCCGGCCGGTCGACCCCAATAAGGGGATGGATGCCGTCAGGCTGATCCAGCACGAGTTCGACCAGGGCCATATCAACGGGGTGTCATTCTTCCCCTCGGGCCAGAACCCGCCGGTGCCGATCAACGACAAGCGGGCTTACCCGATCTATGCCAAGTGCATCGAGCTGGGCCTGCCGATCTTCATAAATGTCGGCGTGCCCGGCCCACGTATTCCGATGATGCCCCAATGGGTCGGCCATCTTGACGAGGTGGCCTACGACCTGCCCGAGCTCAAAGTCGTTATGCGCCACGGCGCGGAGCCCGACGAGGCGCTGGCGGTCAAGCTGCTGCTGAAGTGGCCCAACCTCTACTACTCGACCTCTGCTTTCGCGCCGAAATACTGGCCGGAGGAGATCATCAAGTTTGCCAATTCACGCGGCGCCGGCAAGGTGATCTACGGCGGCTATTTTCCGATGGGGCTCGAGCTCAAGCGCATTTTTGCGGAAATGGATCAGATCCCGTTCAAGGATGAGGTCTGGCCGAAGTTCCTCTACGACAATGCCGCCGCCGTCATGGGCCTACCGTCGCGGGTCTAG
- a CDS encoding TetR/AcrR family transcriptional regulator has protein sequence MEKVAPVSKKASGRVAALPLRAKAPPKRKRNRAGRPTLDELERRKLKVMEVATEMFIRRGFAATTLLDIAKKAGVATRTLYQHFGDKEAIFREVIFARDTAKIDPPVLAEVEDLDSALRKAAHYSYQVALRSRSIELMRLMIAESARFPDLMTKIATTIFTRFTSNVAALFRELAERKLIPDGDHDQSAELFVDLLLGNHTVMIYFGWASAAPTEADIEVKIDLFINGRFGASRPKASSKSTKPVAKRKS, from the coding sequence TTGGAAAAGGTTGCTCCAGTTTCGAAAAAGGCCAGCGGCCGCGTCGCGGCGCTGCCGCTGCGCGCCAAGGCGCCGCCCAAGCGTAAGCGGAACCGCGCCGGGCGCCCGACGCTTGACGAGCTCGAGCGGCGCAAGCTCAAGGTCATGGAAGTTGCGACCGAGATGTTCATCAGGCGCGGCTTTGCGGCGACCACCCTGCTCGACATCGCCAAGAAGGCCGGTGTGGCGACCCGCACGCTCTACCAGCACTTCGGTGACAAGGAGGCGATATTCCGCGAAGTGATCTTCGCTCGCGACACCGCCAAGATCGATCCGCCGGTGCTCGCGGAGGTTGAGGATCTCGACTCCGCGCTGCGCAAGGCGGCACATTATTCCTACCAGGTCGCTCTGCGCTCGCGGTCAATCGAACTGATGCGCCTGATGATCGCGGAAAGCGCCCGCTTTCCCGACTTGATGACCAAGATCGCGACAACGATCTTCACGCGCTTCACCAGCAATGTGGCAGCGCTTTTCCGCGAACTTGCCGAGAGGAAGCTCATTCCCGACGGCGATCACGACCAGTCGGCCGAACTGTTCGTCGATCTCCTTCTCGGAAATCACACGGTCATGATTTACTTCGGCTGGGCCAGCGCAGCGCCCACCGAAGCGGACATCGAGGTGAAGATCGACCTGTTCATCAACGGTCGCTTCGGCGCTTCACGTCCGAAGGCCAGTTCGAAATCAACTAAACCGGTGGCCAAGCGGAAATCGTGA
- a CDS encoding FAD-dependent oxidoreductase: protein MTDPLLQPFRTRGLTFKNRMVHAPTTMNMSDDRGYVTRQAVGAYEALAAGGYGAVCVGATCVRWDGLINERMLGFYDDTYIISQRELVEVIHHNNALAGIQLFYGGLIPGVGATFPLEPGKGWIPGTVSWGPTGKFPIGNKEPGVVPTEVYRDLVEDYAQAARRSKEAGYDYVSFHFCHGSLPHVTLSLLENTGRNDEYSDRFLFCEQILQRTQELCGKDFPIIPRLVCDENFVGGYDLDYFIEHYAPRLHALGIDALDCTFGSMLPAKSRDPEINSGEIIGGGFYVPNLVTLPYIKRMREGLEAKGISMPLMGSCNVNTPEQMRAMIGDGAADFFASCRQSLDDPDFPRKIAEGREDEIRKSTRTGASLLQGNIFGKGVAGSAQNPNFGRDREYRLVPTGRPKRVLIAGGGSGGMEYGLTAHEIGHKVTLFERADELGGVMNWAGNYKTLRNMEQIAYQPDWHRTMIAKRGVEVRLGEELTIDRIKAERPDVVVIATGARPALPAIPGLAAALESGFARTIDRVLAEGSEGLGEGLILVWGAAEGVELALDLARGGRKVRLLDPRAIFAPAAYIGSRARYVMLWAAQAELVPETSVELLEVGGGKVVLRHGDSREEIVSCAHIVVAPGRVAHDPLSAGLHGTGIEVHVVGDARSPRSYGNAIHEAAYLARRI, encoded by the coding sequence GTGACTGATCCCTTGCTGCAGCCCTTCAGGACGCGTGGCCTGACCTTCAAGAACCGTATGGTTCACGCACCGACGACGATGAATATGTCGGACGACCGCGGCTATGTGACCCGCCAGGCCGTCGGCGCCTATGAGGCGCTGGCGGCGGGGGGCTATGGCGCGGTCTGCGTCGGCGCGACCTGTGTTCGCTGGGACGGGCTGATCAACGAGCGCATGCTCGGATTTTACGACGACACCTACATCATCAGCCAGCGCGAGCTGGTCGAAGTGATCCACCACAACAATGCCCTGGCGGGCATCCAGCTGTTCTACGGCGGGCTGATCCCCGGCGTCGGCGCGACCTTCCCGCTCGAGCCGGGCAAAGGCTGGATCCCCGGCACGGTATCCTGGGGGCCGACCGGTAAATTCCCGATTGGCAACAAGGAACCAGGCGTCGTTCCGACCGAGGTCTATCGCGATCTCGTCGAGGACTATGCCCAGGCGGCGCGGCGCTCGAAAGAAGCAGGCTACGACTACGTCTCGTTCCACTTCTGCCATGGCTCGCTGCCGCACGTGACCTTGTCGCTCCTCGAAAATACCGGCCGCAACGACGAATATTCCGATCGCTTTCTGTTTTGCGAGCAGATCCTTCAGCGCACGCAGGAGCTCTGCGGCAAGGACTTCCCGATCATCCCGCGCCTCGTCTGCGACGAGAACTTCGTCGGCGGCTATGATCTCGACTACTTCATCGAGCACTACGCGCCGCGGCTCCATGCGCTGGGCATCGACGCGCTCGACTGCACGTTCGGGTCGATGTTGCCGGCCAAGAGCCGCGATCCCGAGATCAATTCGGGCGAGATCATCGGCGGCGGGTTCTACGTCCCCAACCTGGTGACGTTGCCCTATATCAAGCGGATGCGCGAAGGTTTGGAGGCGAAGGGCATCTCGATGCCGCTGATGGGCTCGTGCAACGTCAATACGCCTGAACAGATGCGCGCAATGATAGGGGACGGCGCGGCGGACTTCTTCGCCTCGTGCCGCCAGTCGCTCGACGATCCCGATTTCCCGCGCAAGATCGCCGAAGGCCGCGAAGACGAGATCCGCAAGTCGACGCGCACCGGCGCCTCGCTGCTTCAGGGCAACATCTTCGGCAAAGGCGTCGCCGGTTCGGCACAGAACCCCAACTTCGGACGCGACCGCGAGTACCGCCTGGTTCCGACGGGCCGCCCCAAGCGCGTTCTGATCGCCGGCGGCGGTTCGGGCGGCATGGAATATGGCCTGACCGCGCACGAGATCGGCCACAAGGTCACGCTGTTCGAGAGGGCTGATGAGCTCGGCGGGGTGATGAACTGGGCAGGCAATTACAAGACGCTGCGCAACATGGAGCAGATCGCCTACCAGCCCGACTGGCACCGGACGATGATCGCCAAGCGCGGCGTCGAGGTGCGCCTCGGCGAAGAACTGACGATCGACCGGATCAAGGCAGAGAGGCCCGATGTCGTCGTGATCGCAACAGGGGCGAGGCCGGCGCTGCCCGCGATACCGGGCCTCGCCGCTGCTCTCGAAAGCGGCTTCGCCCGGACGATCGACCGCGTGTTGGCCGAAGGGAGCGAGGGGCTGGGTGAAGGCCTGATCCTGGTCTGGGGCGCGGCAGAAGGCGTCGAGCTGGCGCTCGATCTCGCCCGCGGCGGCCGCAAGGTCCGGCTGCTCGATCCGCGCGCTATCTTCGCGCCGGCCGCCTATATCGGTTCGCGCGCGCGCTATGTGATGCTGTGGGCAGCGCAGGCGGAACTGGTGCCGGAGACATCGGTCGAACTGCTCGAAGTCGGCGGGGGCAAGGTTGTACTCCGCCACGGGGATAGCCGTGAGGAGATCGTCTCTTGCGCGCACATCGTGGTAGCGCCGGGCCGCGTGGCGCATGACCCGCTTTCGGCGGGTCTGCACGGAACCGGAATCGAGGTTCACGTCGTCGGTGATGCCCGCAGCCCTCGCTCCTATGGCAATGCTATCCACGAGGCAGCCTACCTGGCGCGGCGGATTTGA